GATTGCTCTTGAGTTGCCCTTCCTTTTTACGTCGACTGAACTCTTCGAGCACCTTCATTTCCCATTTGTCCGGAGCATTGTCGAGATCCCTTGTCTGCATGGTTGTTCTTCTTACGGTCCAGGGAGTTTCATCGGACAGCTCTATGGCAATATCCGGAGCCTTGAGATGACAGACTTCCAGGGCCTTGGATTCGCCTCCTTCGCTCAGTCCTTCTTTCCTGGCCCGTTTCAATTTGTGGCCAAACTTTTTCACCAGCTCACGCGCTTCGGCCACCCATGACTGTTGGTCGATGGACACCGCATAAACCGAAGCAGGGACTGAGCATATCACCGCAGCCAAAACAATCTTTTTTATCATAAAAAAACCAACCTGTTGGGGAAGCTCTGTTCAGTTCTGGTGCGAGCAGATTATGGTGAAAAATCGTCCCGTTCAAGGCGCGAATCCGCCGCAATGCAAACTGCTGCGGAGATTTACAACCAAGGAAATGGACGATGTTGCGCCACATGATCCCGCACCATAAATTGGCCAGAAGATCCTTAGTGCTTGAATTGGATAAGAATACAGAAAAATCAGCCAGGCCCGCCTTAACAATTCGCAATAATATCGTGGCCGCACCAACCTGTTCTTCAAAAAAAGAGCCTGCGGCGGCATATGCAATGAACACATATACCACCAACAAGCTCTCTGGTATGCAACCTGAATAACAGATTGCCGGGGTTTTAGTCAGGCATAACTTCGAGCCCGTCTAACCCCATTTTTTGAAACGATCAATGACCACCTGTTTCATGACGACGATGAACGGCAAAGATACCCGTAGGTGTCTTGATGCCTTCGATAGTCTTCACGAGTTCCAGGGTCTCATCGTTATAAACGCGCACCTTGTTCTCTTTCCAGTCAGAAACATAGACGAACTTGCCCGCTGTATCCGGCTCAGGATGCACGGTCAGGGTGCCGTCCATGATGTGCTTGACAGCCTTGAAAGGCGGCTTACGCTCAAACACGGTGATCTCGTTGGGCTTGGGCGGGAAGATGGAGTCTGCCCAGACATATTTCATATTGTGCGCTGCACGAATGAACAGGCCCGGAGCTTCTGTTTTGACCGTACCCGCGATTTCATTGTTGTCGGTACGCCAGATAGTCAGCTTGCCTTCTCCAATGTGGGGAGTGGCGGCATATTCAACACCATCTTCTTCCCAGACGGCACCTTCACCGGGGTGCGGTTTCTTGCCTGTCGGAATTTTCTTGAGGATTTTCATGGTAGCCACGTCGATAGCTGCCACCCAATTGGAGCTTTGTGAAGCTAGGTAGAAGGTCTTGTTGTCTTCACGCAGGAAACCGTCATGCAGAATCTTACCGACATTAGCCACTTTGGCGACGGGGAAGTCCGGCTTGCTCCAGTCGATACGCCATACCTGACCACCTTCTTTCAACGCCATCAGGAAGTAAGGACCAACCTTCTTGGGATCAACGTCATTGACCGAACAGATACGGGAATCGACATAATCACCATCCGGATCTTTCACGTGATGCGTATCTATGATCTTGATCGGCTTTAGGGTAATCGCATCGACGATAACCGCCTGAGTCGGGATATACATGCCGGTCAACAGATACTTGCCGTTGTCTGAGACTGCAATGCCCCGGGCA
This sequence is a window from Thiolapillus brandeum. Protein-coding genes within it:
- a CDS encoding Tll0287-like domain-containing protein; the encoded protein is MSIDQQSWVAEARELVKKFGHKLKRARKEGLSEGGESKALEVCHLKAPDIAIELSDETPWTVRRTTMQTRDLDNAPDKWEMKVLEEFSRRKKEGQLKSNREFYEIVDYDGQPYFRYMRAILITKSCLKCHGEHIRAQVSSQLDSLYPFDQATGYREGDLRGAYTLRRKIGD
- a CDS encoding cytochrome D1 domain-containing protein encodes the protein MQKPTKSGSFTVKAAIAAAVAVMGSAGIASADTAYKDITPAKDIQGRTVTDFVSSECGGCHNPKLTGATGPNITMDRLRNGLKGAAAKKAAPYIYPFPEESVYATIKGGRSGTAMPAWGTASNPIGKPLTEGEMKAIAQHVYNVPPPKDFHWTMDDMMKTWQDVKASENGKVTPAKNVDDLLFVTERENFSVAVIDTTKQDVVAHLPAGARAHGYTFSPDGKYAYNLGRDGWLYQYDLKTLQAIKKVRLGLDARGIAVSDNGKYLLTGMYIPTQAVIVDAITLKPIKIIDTHHVKDPDGDYVDSRICSVNDVDPKKVGPYFLMALKEGGQVWRIDWSKPDFPVAKVANVGKILHDGFLREDNKTFYLASQSSNWVAAIDVATMKILKKIPTGKKPHPGEGAVWEEDGVEYAATPHIGEGKLTIWRTDNNEIAGTVKTEAPGLFIRAAHNMKYVWADSIFPPKPNEITVFERKPPFKAVKHIMDGTLTVHPEPDTAGKFVYVSDWKENKVRVYNDETLELVKTIEGIKTPTGIFAVHRRHETGGH